Proteins encoded in a region of the Flavobacteriaceae bacterium HL-DH10 genome:
- a CDS encoding TlpA disulfide reductase family protein: protein MRKIIFGIITLLTFSCNEKPKSEFSLSGMTNGIENGAIIYLDYNNKVLDSTIVQDNTFEFKTKLPNTPMNLWIHNKDFSNYRSFWAENKPMTFNANKTDFRNAIITGSESENLSFSLYQKIDTLPRTERQKAEMEFVKNNPNSIVSASMLSLYSTTWGKEKTKELYEQFSTENKNSKFGKEITRYIELNKEPKIGEQFADFESENLNGKLKKLSDVKGKAILLEFWASWCGPCRQENPNLVKTYEKFNPKGFEIFAVSLDQDKESWLKAIKKDSLNWEHVSDLKGQKNEASLIYGINGIPDNFLIAENGEIIGRNLRGEKLNQKLKEILE, encoded by the coding sequence ATGAGAAAAATAATATTTGGAATAATAACACTATTGACTTTTTCCTGTAACGAAAAACCTAAATCTGAATTTTCCTTGAGTGGAATGACAAATGGAATTGAAAATGGAGCTATTATATACCTTGACTATAATAATAAAGTATTAGATTCAACTATTGTTCAAGACAACACTTTCGAGTTTAAAACTAAATTACCCAACACACCGATGAACCTTTGGATTCATAACAAAGACTTTTCTAACTATAGGTCATTTTGGGCTGAAAATAAACCAATGACCTTCAATGCAAATAAAACTGATTTTAGAAATGCCATAATAACAGGTTCTGAATCAGAAAATTTAAGTTTCAGTCTTTATCAAAAAATAGACACATTACCAAGAACTGAAAGACAAAAAGCGGAAATGGAATTTGTAAAAAACAATCCAAATAGTATTGTAAGTGCCTCAATGCTTTCGCTATATTCAACAACTTGGGGGAAAGAAAAAACCAAAGAGCTTTATGAACAATTTTCAACAGAAAATAAAAACTCAAAGTTTGGAAAAGAAATCACAAGATATATTGAACTAAATAAAGAACCTAAAATCGGAGAACAGTTTGCGGACTTTGAATCGGAAAACCTAAATGGAAAATTAAAAAAATTATCCGATGTTAAAGGAAAAGCTATACTTCTTGAATTTTGGGCTTCTTGGTGTGGTCCTTGTCGTCAAGAGAATCCTAACCTTGTAAAAACTTATGAAAAATTCAATCCAAAGGGTTTTGAGATATTTGCTGTTTCTTTAGACCAAGACAAAGAAAGTTGGTTAAAAGCAATTAAAAAAGACAGTTTGAATTGGGAACACGTAAGCGATTTAAAAGGTCAAAAAAATGAAGCTTCATTGATTTATGGAATTAACGGAATACCAGACAACTTTTTAATTGCCGAAAATGGAGAAATAATCGGACGCAATTTACGAGGAGAAAAATTAAATCAAAAATTAAAAGAAATACTGGAATAA
- a CDS encoding site-specific integrase has protein sequence MDKGRSVTLKHLLIKEKRYIGLQFNTDKVIHALVKQLPDVKWSNSFNMAYILNNKENLNTIFEIFNGVVWVNCNHFFDKSITKQNNEDIDITWFRKRELPDNYRVCPTNYLDKLELKRYANNTVKSYVSAFETFINYYQTKELIAINESDVRSYILKLVQEDKSNSYINTAINSIKFYYESVLGMPNRFYQVERPRKEKKLPKILSKEDVLNIIANTNNLKHKCIVSLLYSSGMRRNELVNLKITDIDSKRMLIRVEAAKGNKDRYTLLSHALLKDLRDYYKQYKPEKYIIEGMYGKQYSGQSIGKIVLNAAKKAGIMTPVTPHILRHSFATHLLEAGVDLRQIQVLLGHSSSKTTEIYTHVATTTFKKIINPLDL, from the coding sequence ATGGACAAAGGTAGGAGCGTTACATTAAAACATCTTTTAATCAAAGAAAAAAGATATATAGGTCTACAATTTAATACTGATAAAGTTATCCATGCCCTTGTCAAGCAATTGCCAGATGTAAAATGGAGTAACAGTTTTAACATGGCCTACATTTTAAACAATAAAGAAAACCTTAATACAATTTTCGAAATATTTAATGGCGTTGTTTGGGTTAATTGCAATCATTTTTTTGATAAAAGTATTACGAAACAAAATAACGAAGATATAGATATTACATGGTTCAGAAAAAGGGAACTTCCAGATAATTATAGAGTTTGTCCCACTAATTACTTAGACAAATTAGAATTAAAGCGATATGCAAATAATACAGTAAAATCATATGTATCTGCTTTTGAAACATTTATCAATTATTACCAAACTAAGGAATTAATAGCAATTAACGAAAGTGATGTGAGAAGTTACATATTGAAGCTCGTTCAAGAAGACAAATCAAATTCATACATAAATACTGCCATTAACAGCATTAAATTTTATTACGAATCTGTTCTGGGAATGCCTAACAGGTTTTACCAAGTAGAAAGACCTAGAAAAGAAAAAAAATTACCAAAAATACTATCAAAAGAAGACGTGCTAAACATTATAGCCAATACAAATAATTTAAAGCACAAGTGTATTGTTAGTCTTCTTTATTCATCAGGAATGCGTAGAAATGAACTAGTGAATTTAAAAATTACAGATATTGATAGCAAAAGAATGTTAATACGTGTGGAAGCAGCCAAAGGCAATAAAGATCGATACACATTACTATCGCATGCATTGTTAAAAGATTTACGAGACTATTATAAACAATACAAACCAGAAAAATATATTATTGAAGGTATGTACGGGAAGCAGTATTCAGGTCAAAGTATTGGAAAGATAGTGCTAAATGCAGCTAAGAAGGCAGGAATAATGACACCCGTAACTCCACATATACTTAGACATAGTTTTGCAACACATTTATTAGAAGCTGGGGTCGATTTAAGGCAAATTCAAGTTTTATTAGGGCATAGTTCTAGCAAGACAACAGAAATTTACACCCATGTGGCAACTACTACTTTTAAAAAAATAATAAATCCACTAGACCTTTAA
- a CDS encoding NAD-dependent epimerase/dehydratase family protein: MKTVGIIGGSGFIGSHTTKKFLQEGFKVRVSATDISKTEKYEHLKNLPNAENLEILPLKVENKSQLKEFTKGCDIVVHGGTPFQLDVQDPKTELFDPTIKGTENFLEVINETQGIQKVIFIASVASYNTNFPLLPNGKGADDTIDESDQPFMSEESHPYAQAKYIANQTVEKFIEEHPNADFEITSVSPVAVMGKSLSQREDSTSSGLQFLFKNKIAPNPFVQMLFDTDTEFAIVDVKDVADGIYSSATKKGLNGKNYLLSSESWKVSDITKMLNNEKPNGNAKIVYRNDKAKQELGIEFNKAEVPLSEFGK, from the coding sequence ATGAAAACAGTTGGAATTATTGGAGGTTCAGGCTTCATTGGAAGTCATACCACAAAGAAATTTTTGCAGGAAGGATTTAAGGTAAGAGTATCAGCTACCGATATTTCCAAAACTGAAAAATATGAACATTTAAAAAATTTACCGAATGCGGAAAACCTTGAAATTCTTCCTCTAAAAGTTGAAAATAAAAGTCAATTAAAGGAATTCACAAAAGGCTGTGACATAGTTGTTCACGGTGGAACACCTTTTCAGCTAGATGTACAAGACCCAAAAACTGAATTGTTTGACCCAACTATTAAAGGAACGGAAAATTTCCTTGAAGTAATTAACGAAACGCAAGGAATTCAAAAAGTTATTTTTATTGCTTCGGTTGCTTCATATAATACAAATTTCCCTTTGCTTCCTAACGGAAAGGGTGCTGACGACACAATTGATGAATCTGACCAACCATTTATGAGTGAAGAAAGTCATCCTTATGCACAGGCAAAATATATTGCTAACCAAACTGTAGAGAAATTTATAGAAGAACATCCAAATGCTGATTTTGAAATAACAAGTGTTTCACCTGTCGCTGTTATGGGTAAATCATTATCACAAAGAGAGGATTCAACTTCTTCAGGTCTACAATTTCTTTTCAAAAACAAAATTGCACCAAATCCATTTGTTCAAATGTTATTTGATACTGATACAGAATTTGCGATTGTCGATGTAAAAGATGTTGCAGACGGAATTTATAGTTCAGCTACTAAAAAAGGATTAAACGGAAAAAACTATTTATTAAGCAGTGAGAGCTGGAAAGTTTCGGACATTACGAAAATGCTGAATAACGAAAAACCTAATGGAAATGCTAAAATTGTTTACAGAAACGATAAAGCTAAACAAGAATTAGGAATTGAATTCAACAAGGCAGAAGTTCCTTTAAGTGAATTCGGAAAATAA
- a CDS encoding helix-turn-helix domain-containing protein: MNNQNLAIKIKDLRNRKGFSQEQLAEESKLSLRTIQRIEKGESIPRGDTLVKLTQSLDVTPDDLIEWQITEDKGYIQLLNWSSISFIINPLLGIIIPSVMWILKREKIKLADDSGKKIINFQITWALMINSILIIIPLILREEVFIYWDINIKVSISALINNFSLPTVILFSLYAFNLVSILFNVRKAQKGIKNKYLPAIPFLK, translated from the coding sequence ATGAATAATCAAAACTTAGCAATTAAAATCAAAGACTTAAGAAACCGAAAAGGATTTTCCCAAGAACAATTGGCAGAAGAATCAAAGTTAAGCCTCAGAACTATTCAACGAATAGAAAAAGGAGAGTCGATTCCAAGAGGAGATACGCTCGTAAAATTAACTCAGTCGCTTGATGTAACACCAGATGATCTTATAGAATGGCAAATTACTGAGGATAAAGGCTATATACAGCTACTTAATTGGAGTTCCATTAGTTTTATAATAAACCCTTTGTTAGGAATAATAATTCCTAGTGTAATGTGGATTTTGAAACGTGAAAAAATAAAACTTGCAGACGATTCCGGTAAAAAAATAATTAATTTTCAAATTACCTGGGCTTTAATGATAAATTCCATTCTTATAATTATACCATTAATATTAAGAGAAGAAGTTTTCATTTATTGGGATATCAATATAAAAGTTTCCATTAGTGCTCTAATAAACAATTTTTCACTACCAACCGTCATTTTATTTTCACTATATGCATTTAACTTAGTCTCCATACTTTTTAATGTAAGAAAAGCCCAAAAGGGAATAAAAAATAAATATTTACCTGCAATCCCTTTTTTGAAATAA
- a CDS encoding IS110 family transposase, producing MKPEQTAQPKLYIGIDIHKRSWKVHCATDLFSGKSFTMPPEPKVLEVYVHTHFPSYEVSIAYEAGCCGYYAHRSFEGFGWSSLVVNPADIHRKGKERFTKTDKIDAQLIARELKDGRLESIHIPEVEREQLRSLFRRRNDLVKDFRRVKSYIKMQLLYFGVRVPESFDNDHWSHDFRAWIDAIIFSHPTARETLDSRMRSFRFIDKELRDVSSKLRAYCRKHYKKDYYLLRSIPGIGGIVACGIICELGDLRRFNNIKHLAGYVGLAPGIHQSGDNQRHTGITMRAHRLMRSYFIEASWQAIRTDPVMQAYYRKHVGKNVKSIIVKIARKLLSRTLAVIKTEIPYTIGVIE from the coding sequence ATGAAACCTGAACAAACTGCTCAACCAAAGTTATACATAGGAATTGACATACACAAGAGAAGCTGGAAAGTTCATTGTGCCACGGATCTATTTTCCGGAAAATCTTTTACCATGCCCCCAGAACCAAAGGTTTTAGAGGTATATGTTCACACCCATTTTCCTAGCTATGAAGTCTCTATCGCTTACGAAGCGGGTTGTTGTGGTTATTATGCCCATCGTAGCTTTGAGGGTTTTGGTTGGAGCTCGTTAGTTGTCAATCCAGCAGACATTCACCGAAAAGGAAAAGAACGCTTCACAAAGACCGATAAGATTGATGCTCAACTGATAGCACGAGAACTCAAAGACGGAAGGTTGGAGAGCATCCATATTCCAGAAGTAGAGCGTGAGCAACTGCGAAGTCTTTTTAGAAGACGTAATGATTTGGTTAAGGATTTTAGGCGGGTAAAGAGTTATATAAAAATGCAGCTGCTCTATTTTGGAGTAAGGGTTCCCGAATCCTTTGATAATGACCATTGGAGTCATGACTTTAGAGCTTGGATAGACGCTATTATTTTCAGTCATCCGACAGCCCGCGAGACACTTGATAGTAGAATGCGCAGTTTTAGATTTATAGATAAAGAGCTAAGAGATGTTTCTTCAAAGCTACGGGCTTATTGCCGTAAGCATTACAAAAAGGACTATTATCTTTTACGGAGTATTCCAGGAATAGGAGGTATCGTCGCTTGTGGGATTATTTGTGAATTGGGAGATTTGCGCCGCTTTAACAATATAAAACATTTGGCTGGCTATGTTGGTCTGGCACCAGGGATACACCAAAGTGGCGATAACCAAAGGCATACAGGTATTACTATGCGCGCTCACCGCTTAATGCGGAGTTATTTTATAGAAGCCTCATGGCAAGCCATACGAACCGACCCTGTGATGCAAGCTTATTATCGTAAACACGTAGGAAAAAATGTTAAGAGCATCATTGTAAAGATAGCTCGTAAATTATTGAGTAGAACCTTAGCCGTTATAAAAACAGAAATACCATATACCATTGGAGTGATAGAATAA
- a CDS encoding glycoside hydrolase family 88 protein translates to MKRLNFIIVVGALVITSLLQAQDIKSDEVKEVMTKVADWQIEHFQDASEKKPHPPLNWTNGALYVGMIKLAAISNTDTYYNWLKKIGEEHKWQLNDRIYYADDHTVSQMYIDLYRKYKDEAMIGPTKKQFDYILFHPAKTSLEWKSPYAQDRWNWCDALFMAPPVWAKLYNITGEKKYLDFLMSEYKATTDFLFDEEENLYYRDESYMGKLDNNTKIFWSRGNGWVFAGLVNVMNELDPKSKEYNYFLDIYLKMAKKLVEIQTPDGYWSMSLLGQTFYPTPETSGSSFYVYGLAWGINKGILNKSIYASAVKKGWNAVVKCVTDEGMLGYVQPIGAAPGSAWPDKTEVYGTGAFLSAGSEIYKLYGRK, encoded by the coding sequence ATGAAAAGGTTAAATTTTATTATTGTAGTAGGAGCTTTAGTGATAACAAGTTTATTGCAGGCTCAAGATATTAAGTCCGATGAAGTAAAAGAAGTTATGACTAAAGTTGCCGATTGGCAAATAGAGCATTTCCAAGATGCTAGTGAAAAAAAGCCGCATCCGCCTCTAAATTGGACTAATGGAGCTTTGTATGTTGGCATGATAAAACTGGCAGCCATTTCAAATACCGACACCTACTATAATTGGTTAAAAAAAATTGGAGAAGAACATAAATGGCAATTAAACGATCGTATCTACTATGCGGATGATCATACCGTAAGTCAAATGTATATCGATTTATATCGAAAATATAAAGACGAAGCTATGATTGGGCCAACAAAAAAACAATTTGACTATATATTATTTCATCCTGCAAAAACCTCATTGGAGTGGAAATCTCCTTATGCACAAGATCGTTGGAATTGGTGTGATGCTCTTTTTATGGCACCTCCAGTATGGGCAAAATTATACAATATTACAGGAGAAAAAAAGTATTTGGATTTTTTGATGTCTGAATACAAGGCCACAACAGATTTTTTGTTTGATGAAGAAGAGAATCTTTATTATAGAGATGAATCCTATATGGGAAAACTTGATAATAATACTAAAATATTTTGGTCAAGAGGAAATGGATGGGTGTTTGCAGGCTTAGTGAACGTAATGAATGAGTTAGACCCCAAAAGTAAAGAATATAATTACTTTTTAGATATTTACTTAAAAATGGCAAAAAAATTAGTGGAAATTCAAACCCCAGATGGGTATTGGTCAATGAGCCTTTTAGGACAAACTTTTTATCCTACACCAGAAACAAGTGGGTCTTCATTTTATGTTTATGGATTGGCATGGGGAATAAATAAAGGCATATTGAATAAATCGATCTATGCTTCTGCAGTAAAAAAGGGTTGGAATGCCGTTGTAAAATGTGTTACAGATGAAGGAATGCTGGGATATGTTCAGCCAATTGGTGCAGCACCAGGTAGTGCATGGCCAGATAAAACGGAAGTTTATGGTACAGGTGCTTTTTTAAGTGCTGGTTCAGAAATTTATAAATTATATGGTAGAAAATAA
- a CDS encoding amidohydrolase family protein — translation MIDTEIGVVLNNKMILIENDTIKKIADNIEIPKNALVIDLSNATVLPGLIDCHTHLTFQSGDNYYEMFRKSIVDYAVLAPSYAKNTLGAGFTSVRDVGAESFLDVALKKAIDDGKISGPRMQTATYYISSTGGHGDLVGFSPRLSFNNGPKEMTGIADGVDDVRQKVRYLIKHGAGVIKFGASAGVLSEEESVGAPQYSQEEMNAIVSEAKMWGRKTCAHAHGAKAINMAIKSGVASVEHGSFVDDEGIALMRKNGTYLVADIYVDDYILAEYGKLGFPEDIINKEKIVGLIQRQNFQKAHKAGVKIAFGSDAGVYPHGWNGKQFYHMVKWGMTPMQAIQSATINASDLMGWEDKVGSIAVGKYADIIAVVGNPIDDIKLLENVQFVMKGGEVFKNLIEK, via the coding sequence TTGATAGACACTGAAATAGGAGTTGTTTTGAATAATAAAATGATTTTGATAGAGAATGATACTATCAAAAAAATAGCTGACAATATTGAAATACCTAAAAATGCATTAGTTATCGACTTATCTAACGCTACTGTACTACCAGGTTTAATAGATTGCCATACCCACCTCACATTCCAATCAGGCGATAACTATTACGAGATGTTCAGAAAATCAATAGTTGATTATGCAGTACTTGCCCCTTCTTATGCTAAAAACACTTTAGGGGCTGGTTTCACATCTGTAAGAGATGTTGGTGCTGAATCATTTTTAGATGTTGCCTTAAAAAAAGCTATAGATGATGGAAAAATATCAGGTCCAAGAATGCAGACAGCTACTTATTACATAAGCTCAACAGGTGGGCATGGTGATTTAGTAGGATTTTCCCCAAGGCTAAGTTTTAATAATGGCCCAAAAGAAATGACTGGAATAGCAGATGGTGTGGATGATGTTAGACAAAAAGTCAGATATTTAATAAAACATGGTGCGGGAGTTATTAAGTTTGGAGCAAGTGCTGGTGTTTTATCGGAAGAAGAAAGTGTTGGAGCTCCTCAATATAGTCAGGAAGAAATGAATGCAATCGTATCTGAAGCCAAAATGTGGGGAAGAAAAACCTGTGCTCATGCACATGGAGCTAAAGCCATTAATATGGCCATTAAATCGGGAGTGGCCTCTGTAGAGCATGGTAGTTTTGTTGATGATGAAGGTATAGCCTTAATGAGAAAAAATGGAACTTATTTGGTCGCAGATATTTACGTTGATGATTATATTCTAGCAGAATATGGCAAACTTGGTTTTCCTGAGGATATAATTAATAAGGAAAAAATAGTTGGTTTAATTCAACGTCAAAATTTTCAAAAAGCCCATAAAGCAGGAGTAAAAATAGCCTTTGGCTCAGATGCTGGTGTTTATCCACATGGTTGGAATGGAAAGCAATTTTACCATATGGTTAAATGGGGAATGACCCCTATGCAAGCTATTCAATCTGCAACAATTAATGCCTCAGACCTTATGGGTTGGGAAGATAAAGTAGGGTCCATTGCAGTTGGTAAGTATGCCGATATCATTGCTGTTGTTGGAAATCCAATTGATGATATAAAGCTATTGGAAAACGTTCAATTTGTTATGAAAGGTGGTGAGGTTTTCAAAAATCTAATTGAGAAATAA
- a CDS encoding FRG domain-containing protein, translated as MSENHSDNIFCEYTIKSWTDLRTLFSKIDDWVFRGHADSQWTLQTTLERGAEMNKSGIRDIPAIEKNIIDKFKRRASNYLDEFPDDDNLLEWLSLIQHHGGPTRLLDFSKSYYVGLFFSVNHTTTESAVYCLNRKLIYNKGLETEEKRYREDFLEFGSRAHCNFALKEQTLSPLVTTVEPYNIHERLSRQQGLFAIPFEGRQSFEYNLSLTVNSYQKELPKSKKIENFETKVKLLNEECGLLKIIIPTEFHNEIKKDLKLMNITNETLFPGIDGFSKSLFNEFDIS; from the coding sequence ATGTCAGAAAATCATAGTGATAATATTTTTTGTGAATACACAATTAAGTCTTGGACAGATTTGAGAACACTATTTTCAAAAATTGATGATTGGGTCTTTAGAGGACACGCAGATAGTCAATGGACATTACAAACTACTTTAGAAAGAGGTGCTGAAATGAACAAATCAGGCATAAGAGATATACCTGCAATCGAAAAAAATATAATAGATAAATTTAAACGTAGAGCCAGTAATTATTTAGATGAATTTCCTGATGACGATAACCTACTTGAGTGGCTTTCACTTATACAACATCACGGCGGACCAACTAGATTACTAGACTTTTCAAAATCATATTATGTTGGCCTTTTCTTTTCAGTAAATCACACCACGACCGAATCTGCTGTTTATTGCTTAAATCGAAAATTAATATATAACAAAGGGCTTGAAACAGAAGAAAAAAGATATAGAGAAGATTTTTTAGAATTTGGTAGTAGAGCTCATTGCAATTTTGCTCTAAAAGAACAGACCTTAAGCCCTTTAGTAACGACAGTCGAACCATATAATATTCACGAAAGATTATCAAGACAACAAGGACTCTTTGCTATTCCATTTGAAGGACGACAAAGTTTCGAATATAATCTTTCTCTAACGGTAAATTCATATCAAAAGGAATTACCAAAAAGCAAAAAAATTGAAAATTTCGAAACAAAAGTAAAGTTGCTCAACGAGGAATGTGGTTTATTAAAAATTATAATACCAACTGAATTTCATAATGAAATTAAGAAAGATTTGAAACTAATGAATATTACCAACGAAACATTATTTCCAGGAATAGACGGATTTTCAAAATCATTATTTAACGAATTCGATATTTCGTGA
- a CDS encoding IS110 family transposase, producing MNKYSEIYGLDISKDVFDVYGSQTGHTQFKNDERGFKSFLNYVSKGALVVMEATGYYHYRLAQFLFKSGVCVSVVNPLSVKRFIQMKLAKVKTDKSDAKAICEYGQMNGVPLYTALNEVQSECLQLFRLLDSYIKQSTASKNKLHGEETLGIPSKFVYRSLKRHVKHLKKEIAAIEERLLALVKQDQQYQLTLLNSIPGMGVKTALFLIVVTDGFKKFETASQLCSYVGITPTIRLSGSSVRGRSRISKVGNKKLRNLLFLCAFSACKHNKACREIYERLVNKGKSKKLALIAVANKLLKQAFAIAKSGRPYDENFVSKLA from the coding sequence ATGAATAAATATAGTGAAATTTATGGATTAGACATTAGTAAAGATGTCTTTGATGTTTATGGTTCCCAAACAGGTCACACCCAGTTTAAAAATGATGAGAGAGGATTTAAAAGCTTTTTAAATTATGTGTCAAAAGGCGCATTAGTAGTCATGGAAGCAACAGGCTATTATCATTACCGTTTAGCTCAGTTTTTATTCAAGTCAGGAGTTTGTGTATCTGTTGTGAATCCGCTGTCAGTAAAACGCTTTATCCAGATGAAGTTGGCCAAAGTAAAGACAGATAAGAGTGATGCTAAAGCTATTTGTGAGTATGGACAAATGAATGGTGTTCCTCTTTACACAGCTTTAAATGAAGTCCAGAGCGAATGCTTGCAGCTCTTTAGATTACTAGATAGTTACATAAAACAGAGTACGGCATCAAAGAATAAACTTCATGGGGAAGAAACTTTAGGAATACCTTCAAAGTTTGTATATCGTTCATTAAAGCGTCATGTAAAGCATTTAAAAAAGGAGATTGCCGCGATCGAGGAACGCCTATTAGCTTTAGTGAAACAAGACCAACAATATCAATTAACATTATTAAACAGTATCCCAGGTATGGGAGTAAAGACTGCCTTGTTTTTAATAGTAGTAACTGATGGCTTTAAGAAGTTTGAGACAGCATCGCAGCTATGCAGTTATGTTGGGATTACTCCAACTATAAGATTATCCGGTAGTAGCGTAAGAGGTCGAAGTAGAATAAGCAAGGTTGGTAACAAGAAGCTGAGAAATCTACTGTTTCTATGCGCTTTTTCAGCCTGTAAGCATAACAAGGCTTGTAGAGAAATTTATGAAAGATTAGTTAATAAAGGAAAAAGCAAAAAATTAGCATTAATTGCTGTAGCAAATAAGTTATTAAAGCAGGCATTTGCTATTGCAAAATCTGGAAGACCTTATGATGAAAACTTTGTTTCTAAATTAGCCTAA
- a CDS encoding MBL fold metallo-hydrolase, producing MKIIIHRGIDQIGGCITEIATDNAKILIDLGQNLPDGEGIVNDDFANFDAIEQITKGIDVIFYTHYHGDHLGLFHLVPDSISQNIGKVAKRVALCKHQRLAFIKDRKEQSEKEIAKIEAMQSFESQQILKVGDIKIIPYFVSHSAYDSFMFLIEANGKRILHTGDFRGHGYLSKGLLPTIEKLILKQGKIDFLITEGTMLSRLDERVRHENELKSEVIELMKEYKNVFVMCSSTDMERLATFHAANKEMKARPFVCDDFQKNVLEIFSDSAGKKSALFDFGEPYAFWKENDKLIQWMQDKGFCMLVRATDKFNDYIEFLLPLLEKDKTILIYSMWKEYVNPKSKHANKKYLDFIDNFPKLSKIHTSGHASADCLADVCNLVNPKKGIIPIHSENSADYKKLPIKEKLKDKIITETKTIDDMIIEIKRTTNRQQRTELKNKQY from the coding sequence ATGAAAATAATCATTCATCGAGGCATAGACCAAATAGGAGGTTGCATAACTGAAATTGCAACTGACAACGCAAAAATCCTAATAGATTTGGGTCAAAATCTTCCTGATGGTGAAGGTATTGTTAATGATGATTTTGCCAATTTCGATGCAATTGAACAGATAACAAAGGGTATTGATGTGATATTTTACACACATTATCACGGAGACCATTTAGGACTTTTTCATCTTGTTCCTGATTCTATTTCTCAAAATATTGGCAAGGTTGCAAAAAGAGTTGCATTATGTAAGCATCAACGACTTGCATTTATAAAAGACCGCAAAGAACAGTCGGAAAAAGAAATTGCAAAAATTGAAGCAATGCAATCTTTTGAATCCCAACAAATATTAAAAGTTGGAGATATTAAAATAATACCATATTTCGTAAGCCATTCGGCTTACGATTCTTTTATGTTTTTAATTGAAGCAAATGGAAAACGAATTTTGCATACTGGTGATTTTCGTGGACACGGTTATCTTAGCAAAGGTCTTCTACCAACGATTGAAAAATTAATTTTAAAGCAAGGTAAGATTGATTTTTTGATTACTGAAGGAACAATGCTTTCACGTTTAGATGAAAGAGTAAGACACGAAAATGAATTGAAAAGTGAAGTTATTGAATTAATGAAAGAATACAAAAATGTATTTGTAATGTGTTCATCTACCGATATGGAGCGATTGGCTACATTTCATGCGGCTAACAAAGAAATGAAAGCCAGACCTTTTGTTTGTGATGATTTTCAAAAGAATGTTTTAGAAATTTTTTCAGATTCAGCTGGTAAAAAAAGTGCCTTATTTGATTTTGGAGAACCTTATGCTTTCTGGAAAGAAAACGATAAGTTAATACAATGGATGCAAGACAAAGGTTTTTGTATGTTAGTCCGTGCAACTGACAAATTCAATGATTACATTGAGTTTTTATTGCCATTACTAGAGAAAGACAAGACCATTCTAATTTATTCTATGTGGAAAGAATATGTCAATCCAAAAAGTAAACATGCAAATAAAAAGTACTTGGATTTTATAGATAATTTCCCAAAATTGAGTAAAATTCATACAAGCGGACACGCTTCAGCTGACTGTCTTGCTGATGTTTGCAATCTTGTAAATCCGAAAAAAGGAATTATACCAATACATTCTGAAAATTCTGCTGACTATAAAAAACTGCCGATTAAAGAAAAATTAAAAGATAAAATAATTACGGAAACAAAGACAATTGACGATATGATTATTGAGATTAAAAGAACAACGAACCGCCAACAAAGAACTGAGTTAAAAAACAAGCAATATTAG